One genomic region from Salvia hispanica cultivar TCC Black 2014 chromosome 2, UniMelb_Shisp_WGS_1.0, whole genome shotgun sequence encodes:
- the LOC125207135 gene encoding protein EXORDIUM-like 7 — protein MMQSLHILTLVFYTSLFHFLAISRSQNQPNYFYNQQKNYEGSSDLIDLKYHMGPVLASPINLYIIWYGRWDPNHQSTITDFISSISSPAPYPSVADWWRTVTLYTDQTGANVTRNVALSGHFHDAYSHSRYLTRLSMQSIIKNAVTSSNKRRALPLNYSNGLYLVLTSHDVQVQEFCRAVCGFHYFTFPSVARVTVPYAWIGHSGAQCPGMCAYPFAWPGGGTPPRGSGIMGPPNGDPGTDGMISVIAHELAEVSSNPLINAWYAGDDPIAPTEIADLCLGVYGSGGGGGYVGVVSKDSWGNGYNLNGVKGRKYLVQWVWNPVRRRCFGPNALD, from the coding sequence atgatGCAAAGTCTACATATCCTAACCCTAGTGTTCTACACCTCTCTCTTCCATTTTCTTGCAATTTCAAGAAGCCAAAACCAACCAAATTATTTCTACAACCAACAAAAGAACTATGAGGGATCATCAGACCTCATAGACCTAAAATATCACATGGGACCAGTTCTTGCATCCCCAATCAACCTCTATATAATATGGTATGGTAGATGGGATCCCAACCATCAATCCACCATAACTGATTTTATATCCTCTATTTCGTCTCCGGCCCCATATCCATCGGTCGCTGATTGGTGGCGCACTGTCACCCTCTATACCGACCAAACGGGAGCAAATGTGACGAGAAATGTGGCCCTCTCTGGCCACTTTCACGACGCGTACTCCCATAGTAGATACCTAACACGGCTATCCATGCAGTCAATAATCAAGAACGCTGTCACATCGAGTAATAAAAGGCGTGCACTCCCCCTCAACTACAGTAACGGTTTGTACCTGGTGCTGACCTCGCACGACGTGCAGGTTCAGGAATTTTGCAGGGCGGTATGTGGGTTCCACTACTTCACCTTCCCGTCCGTGGCCAGGGTCACGGTGCCCTATGCGTGGATAGGCCACAGTGGGGCCCAGTGCCCTGGGATGTGTGCCTATCCGTTCGCGTGGCCCGGGGGCGGGACTCCCCCGAGAGGGAGTGGGATCATGGGCCCGCCCAACGGGGATCCTGGGACGGACGGGATGATCAGTGTGATTGCGCACGAACTTGCTGAGGTGTCGAGCAATCCGCTGATCAACGCGTGGTACGCCGGGGACGACCCCATTGCGCCGACTGAGATAGCTGACCTGTGCTTGGGTGTGTATGggagtggtggtggtggaggttATGTTGGAGTTGTGAGTAAGGACTCATGGGGGAATGGCTACAATTTGAATGGGGTGAAGGGGAGGAAGTACCTTGTGCAGTGGGTGTGGAACCCTGTGAGGAGGAGGTGCTTTGGACCTAATGCATTGGATTag
- the LOC125207134 gene encoding glutathionyl-hydroquinone reductase YqjG, with product MILLKPIRILRPQLYLQNYQIQLKSRNLQTNSLPIFNSSVSRFSSSLKMARSALDEMSATGAFVRTPSTFRSFISTDPYSQFPAEAGRYHLYVSYACPWASRCLTYLKIKGLDKAISYSSCKPIWGRTKDTDEHMGWIFPVSNDEEPGAEPDTLNGAKSVRELYEIASSTYSGKFTVPVLWDKKFKTIVNNESADIIRMLNTEFNDIAENAAVDLYPPHLQDKINEVNDWVYDGINNGVYRCGFAKKQEPYDEAVTKLYEALDKCEESLSQQRYMCGDALTEADVRLFVTLIRFDEVYAVHFKCNKKLLREYPNIFNYTKDIFQIPGVSSTVNMEHIKRHYYGSHPSINPFGIIPQGPNIDYSAPHDRDRFSK from the exons ATGATTCTATTAAAACCAATTCGCATTTTAAGACCCCAACTCTACCTCCAAAACTaccaaattcaattaaaatcaagaaatttacAGACAAATTCCCTTCCAATCTTCAACAGCTCTGTTTCTAG ATTCAGCTCATCTCTGAAAATGGCACGCTCGGCTCTGGATGAGATGTCAGCAACTGGTGCTTTCGTTCGTACTCCCTCAACTTTTCGTAGCTTCATTTCAACGGACCCCTACTCCCAATTCCCTGCTGAAGCTGGGAGGTATCATTTGTATGTGTCGTACGCTTGTCCTTGGGCTTCGAGGTGCCTCACGTACCTCAAAATCAAAGGGCTCGACAAAGCAATAAGTTATAGT TCATGCAAGCCAATATGGGGGAGAACGAAGGACACCGATGAGCACATGGGATGGATCTTTCCCGTCTCCAACGATGAGGAGCCGGGTGCAGAGCCGGACACTCTAAATGGAGCGAAGAGCGTAAGAGAATTGTACGAGATTGCAAGTTCAACTTACTCGGGCAAGTTCACAGTTCCG GTTCTTTGGGATAAGAAGTTCAAAACAATTGTGAACAACGAGAGCGCGGATATCATCCGCATGCTCAACACAGAATTCAACGACATTGCTGAGAATGCAGCCGTGGACCTCTACCCTCCTCACTTGCAAGACAAGATCAACGAAGTAAACGATTGGGTGTACGATGGGATCAACAACGGCGTCTATAGATGTGGATTTGCAAAGAAACAAGAACCCTACGACGAG GCGGTAACAAAATTATACGAAGCTCTAGACAAATGTGAAGAGTCTCTCAGCCAGCAACGGTACATGTGTGGCGATGCACTGACTGAAGCAGATGTACGCTTGTTCGTCACCCTCATAAGATTTGACGAG GTTTACGCGGTTCACTTCAAATGTAACAAGAAGTTACTACGCGAGTATCCAAACATCTTCAACTACACTAAGGACATTTTCCAGATCCCGGGAGTTAGCAGCACGGTGAACATGGAGCACATCAAGAGGCATTACTACGGAAGCCACCCGAGCATCAATCCGTTTGGGATCATTCCACAAGGTCCGAACATCGATTACTCAGCCCCACACGACAGAGACAGGTTCTCTAAGTAG
- the LOC125204896 gene encoding protein NARROW LEAF 1-like isoform X2: protein MDMNTAKMELRAHNSGSFQSDESEVGLERNYCNNLNLIGSSPLPSQAFASGGQISESSAAYFSWPACRIAPCAEDREHYFGNLQKGALPEHFGSPKGLQATTLLELMTIRAFHSKILRRVSMGTAVGFRIRKGLLTDIPAILVFVARKVHRNWLRPAYCLPHALEGPGGVWCEVDVVEFCYYGAPAATPTEQLYTELVDACGGSDPCIGSGSQVASQGTYGTLGAIVKSRTGKKQVGFLTNRHVAVDLDFPSQKMFHPLPPSLGPGVYLGAVERATSFVNDDLWYGIFAGTNPETFVRADGAFIPFAEEFNMANVTTAVKGVGEIGDVHEIDIQAPIGSLVGRQVVKVGRSSGLTTGTIMAYSLEYNDEKGVCFFTDFLVVGENQQTFDLEGDSGSLILLTNQNGEKPQPVGIIWGGTANRGRLKLKIGQPPENWTSGVDLGRLLDTLELDLVTSAEGLQAALLEHCNATAARADSIVGTLERTNTKHEDNSELLPPRILHVLDNDGSHQGLAPPTIGNEFHIECGFELGERATKRRKQSDSPTC, encoded by the exons ATGGATATGAATACGGCTAAAATGGAGTTAAGAGCCCATAACTCCGGATCTTTTCAGTCTGATGAATCAGAAGTTGGTTTGGAGAGGAATTACTGCAACAATCTTAATCTAATTGGATCAAGTCCACTGCCATCACAAGCCTTTGCATCAGGTGGCCAGATCTCCGAGAGTAGTGCTGCTTATTTTTCATGGCCTGCTTGCAGGATAGCACCTTGTGCAGAAGATAGGGAACATTACTTTGGGAATCTTCAGAAAGGGGCATTACCTGAACACTTTGGTTCTCCGAAAGGGTTGCAAGCTACTACTTTGCTTGAACTGATGACCATCAGGGCATTCCATAGCAAGATTTTGCGGCGCGTTAGTATGGGCACTGCAGTTGGTTTTAGGATTAGGAAGGGCTTGTTGACAGATATACCAGCTATACTTGTCTTTGTCGCTAGGAAAGTTCACAGGAATTGGCTACGCCCTGCCTACTGCCTGCCTCATGCTCTTGAG GGACCTGGAGGTGTTTGGTGTGAAGTTGATGTTGTTGAATTCTGTTACTATGGAGCACCTGCAGCCACCCCTACAGAACAACTCTACACGGAACTTGTAGATGCCTGTGGTGGAAGTGATCCATGCATTGGATCAGGTTCCCAG GTTGCTAGCCAGGGAACTTATGGAACGTTGGGTGCCATTGTCAAAAGCAGGACAGGAAAAAAGCAAGTTGGTTTCTTAACTAATCGGCATGTTGCAGTTGATCTTGACTTCCCAAGTCAGAAGATGTTTCATCCATTGCCCCCTAGTCTTGGACCAGGGGTATATTTGGGTGCTGTTGAAAGGGCTACATCATTTGTCAATGATGATCTTTGGTATGGCATTTTTGCTGGAACTAACCCAG AGACATTTGTTCGTGCTGATGGCGCCTTCATTCCTTTTGCTGAAGAATTTAACATGGCCAATGTGACCACAGCAGTGAAGGGTGTTGGTGAAATTGGCGATGTTCATGAAATAGACATACAGGCTCCTATTGGCAGTCTCGTCGGAAGGCAAGTTGTAAAAGTGGGAAGGAGCTCCGGATTAACAACTGGAACAATAATGGCCTATTCTCTGGAATACAATGATGAGAAAGGGGTATGTTTCTTTACCGATTTTCTTGTTGTCGGAGAGAATCAACAGACTTTTGACCTTGAAGGTGATAGTGGGAGCCTTATCCTATTGACAAATCAAAATGGTGAGAAACCCCAGCCTGTCGGTATTATTTGGGGCGGGACAGCTAATCGAGGTCggttgaaattgaaaattgggCAGCCCCCAGAAAACTGGACCAGTGGAGTTGATTTAGGGCGTCTTCTTGATACCCTCGAACTTGATCTTGTCACTTCTGCAGAAGGGCTTCAAG CTGCGCTGCTAGAACATTGCAATGCAACAGCAGCAAGAGCTGACTCAATCGTTGGAACCCTTGAGAGGACCAACACAAAGCATGAAGATAACTCTGAGCTACTTCCTCCAAGGATTCTGCATGTTTTGGACAATGATGGTTCTCATCAGGGCTTAGCGCCTCCAACAATTGGTAACGAGTTTCACATTGAATGTGGCTTTGAG TTAGGCGAACGTGCAACTAAGAGAAGAAAGCAATCCGACTCTCCAACCTGTTGA
- the LOC125204896 gene encoding protein NARROW LEAF 1-like isoform X1: protein MDMNTAKMELRAHNSGSFQSDESEVGLERNYCNNLNLIGSSPLPSQAFASGGQISESSAAYFSWPACRIAPCAEDREHYFGNLQKGALPEHFGSPKGLQATTLLELMTIRAFHSKILRRVSMGTAVGFRIRKGLLTDIPAILVFVARKVHRNWLRPAYCLPHALEGPGGVWCEVDVVEFCYYGAPAATPTEQLYTELVDACGGSDPCIGSGSQVASQGTYGTLGAIVKSRTGKKQVGFLTNRHVAVDLDFPSQKMFHPLPPSLGPGVYLGAVERATSFVNDDLWYGIFAGTNPETFVRADGAFIPFAEEFNMANVTTAVKGVGEIGDVHEIDIQAPIGSLVGRQVVKVGRSSGLTTGTIMAYSLEYNDEKGVCFFTDFLVVGENQQTFDLEGDSGSLILLTNQNGEKPQPVGIIWGGTANRGRLKLKIGQPPENWTSGVDLGRLLDTLELDLVTSAEGLQAALLEHCNATAARADSIVGTLERTNTKHEDNSELLPPRILHVLDNDGSHQGLAPPTIGNEFHIECGFEVGPSVEHQFIPYFSCKSLLNTEQGEMTDLKSLSRLRDEPEDLAVSLQLGERATKRRKQSDSPTC, encoded by the exons ATGGATATGAATACGGCTAAAATGGAGTTAAGAGCCCATAACTCCGGATCTTTTCAGTCTGATGAATCAGAAGTTGGTTTGGAGAGGAATTACTGCAACAATCTTAATCTAATTGGATCAAGTCCACTGCCATCACAAGCCTTTGCATCAGGTGGCCAGATCTCCGAGAGTAGTGCTGCTTATTTTTCATGGCCTGCTTGCAGGATAGCACCTTGTGCAGAAGATAGGGAACATTACTTTGGGAATCTTCAGAAAGGGGCATTACCTGAACACTTTGGTTCTCCGAAAGGGTTGCAAGCTACTACTTTGCTTGAACTGATGACCATCAGGGCATTCCATAGCAAGATTTTGCGGCGCGTTAGTATGGGCACTGCAGTTGGTTTTAGGATTAGGAAGGGCTTGTTGACAGATATACCAGCTATACTTGTCTTTGTCGCTAGGAAAGTTCACAGGAATTGGCTACGCCCTGCCTACTGCCTGCCTCATGCTCTTGAG GGACCTGGAGGTGTTTGGTGTGAAGTTGATGTTGTTGAATTCTGTTACTATGGAGCACCTGCAGCCACCCCTACAGAACAACTCTACACGGAACTTGTAGATGCCTGTGGTGGAAGTGATCCATGCATTGGATCAGGTTCCCAG GTTGCTAGCCAGGGAACTTATGGAACGTTGGGTGCCATTGTCAAAAGCAGGACAGGAAAAAAGCAAGTTGGTTTCTTAACTAATCGGCATGTTGCAGTTGATCTTGACTTCCCAAGTCAGAAGATGTTTCATCCATTGCCCCCTAGTCTTGGACCAGGGGTATATTTGGGTGCTGTTGAAAGGGCTACATCATTTGTCAATGATGATCTTTGGTATGGCATTTTTGCTGGAACTAACCCAG AGACATTTGTTCGTGCTGATGGCGCCTTCATTCCTTTTGCTGAAGAATTTAACATGGCCAATGTGACCACAGCAGTGAAGGGTGTTGGTGAAATTGGCGATGTTCATGAAATAGACATACAGGCTCCTATTGGCAGTCTCGTCGGAAGGCAAGTTGTAAAAGTGGGAAGGAGCTCCGGATTAACAACTGGAACAATAATGGCCTATTCTCTGGAATACAATGATGAGAAAGGGGTATGTTTCTTTACCGATTTTCTTGTTGTCGGAGAGAATCAACAGACTTTTGACCTTGAAGGTGATAGTGGGAGCCTTATCCTATTGACAAATCAAAATGGTGAGAAACCCCAGCCTGTCGGTATTATTTGGGGCGGGACAGCTAATCGAGGTCggttgaaattgaaaattgggCAGCCCCCAGAAAACTGGACCAGTGGAGTTGATTTAGGGCGTCTTCTTGATACCCTCGAACTTGATCTTGTCACTTCTGCAGAAGGGCTTCAAG CTGCGCTGCTAGAACATTGCAATGCAACAGCAGCAAGAGCTGACTCAATCGTTGGAACCCTTGAGAGGACCAACACAAAGCATGAAGATAACTCTGAGCTACTTCCTCCAAGGATTCTGCATGTTTTGGACAATGATGGTTCTCATCAGGGCTTAGCGCCTCCAACAATTGGTAACGAGTTTCACATTGAATGTGGCTTTGAGGTGGGTCCCAGTGTAGAGCACCAGTTCATCCCTTATTTTTCTTGCAAATCTCTTTTGAACACCGAACAAGGGGAAATGACAGACTTGAAAAGCCTATCACGGTTAAGAGATGAACCTGAAGATCTGGCTGTTTCTTTACAGTTAGGCGAACGTGCAACTAAGAGAAGAAAGCAATCCGACTCTCCAACCTGTTGA
- the LOC125204897 gene encoding cytochrome c6, chloroplastic isoform X1, which yields MREGQRDRSKMQLASVVPTAASLSKQVLQRNNFKIFGEHEANGNLHKPDKVKLLRFLAPHLVAAVVALSPISNPPVSLGETLDVHKGATLFRRSCIGCHDAGGNIIQPGATLFLDDLKRNGVDTEEEIYRVTYYGKGRMPGFGQNCTPRGQCTFGPRLSEDEIKLLSHFVKSQADQGWPNIQNQGD from the exons ATGAGAG AAGGGCAGAGAGACAGGAGCAAAATGCAACTAGCATCAGTGGTACCCACAGCTGCCTCTCTCTCTAAACAG GTTTTGCAGCGGAATAACTTCAAGATTTTTGGGGAGCATGAAGCAAATGGCAACTTGCACAAGCCAGATAAGGTAAAGCTGTTGAGATTCTTGGCCCCACATCTTGTGGCTGCAGTTGTAGCCTTATCTCCCATCTCCAATCCTCCTg TGTCATTAGGGGAGACACTAGATGTGCATAAAGGCGCCACCTTGTTCCGTCGGTCTTGTATCGGATGCCACGATGCCGGAGGAAACATAATACAGCCT gGCGCGACGCTCTTCTTGGACGATCTTAAAAG AAATGGAGTTGACACGGAAGAGGAAATCTATCGAGTTACATATTATGGGAAAGGAAGAATGCCG GGGTTTGGACAGAATTGCACACCTAGAGGTCAGTGCACATTTGGGCCTCGATTGAGTGAAGATGAGATTAAATTATTGTCCCATTTTGTGAAGTCTCAGGCAGATCAAGGTTGGCCCAACATACAAAATCAAGGAGATTAG
- the LOC125204897 gene encoding cytochrome c6, chloroplastic isoform X2, with protein sequence MREGQRDRSKMQLASVVPTAASLSKQRNNFKIFGEHEANGNLHKPDKVKLLRFLAPHLVAAVVALSPISNPPVSLGETLDVHKGATLFRRSCIGCHDAGGNIIQPGATLFLDDLKRNGVDTEEEIYRVTYYGKGRMPGFGQNCTPRGQCTFGPRLSEDEIKLLSHFVKSQADQGWPNIQNQGD encoded by the exons ATGAGAG AAGGGCAGAGAGACAGGAGCAAAATGCAACTAGCATCAGTGGTACCCACAGCTGCCTCTCTCTCTAAACAG CGGAATAACTTCAAGATTTTTGGGGAGCATGAAGCAAATGGCAACTTGCACAAGCCAGATAAGGTAAAGCTGTTGAGATTCTTGGCCCCACATCTTGTGGCTGCAGTTGTAGCCTTATCTCCCATCTCCAATCCTCCTg TGTCATTAGGGGAGACACTAGATGTGCATAAAGGCGCCACCTTGTTCCGTCGGTCTTGTATCGGATGCCACGATGCCGGAGGAAACATAATACAGCCT gGCGCGACGCTCTTCTTGGACGATCTTAAAAG AAATGGAGTTGACACGGAAGAGGAAATCTATCGAGTTACATATTATGGGAAAGGAAGAATGCCG GGGTTTGGACAGAATTGCACACCTAGAGGTCAGTGCACATTTGGGCCTCGATTGAGTGAAGATGAGATTAAATTATTGTCCCATTTTGTGAAGTCTCAGGCAGATCAAGGTTGGCCCAACATACAAAATCAAGGAGATTAG